From a region of the Chitinophaga caseinilytica genome:
- a CDS encoding DUF922 domain-containing protein, with product MRPFSALFLFAGWAAWPPPPDAPAPPGPPEVLKVVFTEEQRPLDPSSDTLFYHQRHATAEDFRGSPGFGARSDAVSFTSFGFDGSTRRFRDTLEVHLVLQVFWVRSASWTRTRPPSRHILVHEQLHFDITRLVAERFRKKVLSMPLTIDDHDSRIQYEYLESFREMNQLQEAFDDEARHGANGIAEARWQQRIHSALREEGVMPAQLP from the coding sequence ATGCGCCCTTTTTCCGCCCTTTTCCTCTTCGCAGGCTGGGCCGCCTGGCCTCCGCCTCCCGACGCCCCCGCGCCGCCGGGCCCGCCGGAAGTACTGAAGGTCGTATTCACGGAGGAACAGCGGCCGCTCGACCCCTCGTCCGACACGCTTTTCTACCACCAGCGCCACGCCACCGCCGAAGATTTCCGCGGGTCCCCGGGCTTCGGGGCCCGGTCAGACGCCGTCAGCTTCACCAGCTTCGGGTTCGACGGCTCCACCCGCCGCTTTCGCGACACCCTCGAAGTTCACCTCGTGCTCCAGGTGTTCTGGGTCCGCTCCGCCTCCTGGACGCGCACCCGGCCCCCGTCCCGCCACATCCTCGTCCACGAACAGCTGCATTTCGACATCACCCGCCTCGTAGCGGAACGTTTCCGGAAAAAAGTACTGTCCATGCCGCTGACGATCGATGATCACGACAGCCGCATCCAATACGAATACCTCGAATCTTTCCGGGAAATGAACCAGCTCCAGGAAGCGTTCGACGACGAAGCGCGCCACGGCGCCAACGGCATCGCCGAAGCACGCTGGCAACAGCGCATCCACAGCGCCCTCCGCGAAGAAGGCGTTATGCCCGCCCAACTTCCCTGA